One window of Flavobacteriales bacterium genomic DNA carries:
- the pfkA gene encoding 6-phosphofructokinase, which translates to MSDTERSVSHIGVFTSGGDAPGMNAAIRAVVRTAHFHGLAVSGIYGGYDGLIEDEVRKMEVRDVSNIIQRGGTILRSARSAAFHTVEGRSLAKATLDRHGIDGIVAIGGDGTFRGAAQFSREHGVPVVGITGTIDNDLAGTDTTIGFDTATNTAMEAVDRIRDTASSHDRMFFVEVMGRTCGAIALQCGIAAGAEYIMVPERDQGIDELIAALEHAETSKSSVIVIVAEGDEEGGAYEVARKVKERYHHYDTRVSVLGHVQRGGNPSVADRILASRSGVAAVEALIAGHTDTMVGERLGKIALIPFTVVLGKTKQLEEDLLRILHILSI; encoded by the coding sequence ATGTCGGATACAGAACGGAGCGTCTCACATATCGGCGTATTCACCTCCGGAGGTGATGCCCCTGGGATGAACGCCGCTATCCGTGCGGTGGTGCGGACCGCGCATTTCCACGGTCTGGCCGTGAGCGGGATCTATGGCGGATACGACGGGCTGATCGAGGATGAGGTGCGGAAAATGGAAGTCCGCGATGTGAGCAACATCATTCAACGTGGCGGCACCATACTTCGCTCCGCCCGCAGTGCGGCCTTCCACACTGTGGAGGGGCGATCGCTGGCAAAAGCCACGCTGGACCGGCACGGCATTGACGGGATCGTGGCGATCGGCGGGGACGGCACCTTCAGAGGAGCGGCCCAATTCTCCCGGGAACATGGGGTGCCCGTTGTCGGGATCACCGGCACGATCGACAACGACCTGGCCGGCACCGATACCACCATCGGGTTCGATACAGCCACCAACACCGCCATGGAGGCCGTGGACCGCATACGCGACACGGCCTCCTCGCACGACCGGATGTTTTTTGTGGAAGTGATGGGCCGCACCTGCGGAGCGATCGCGCTCCAATGCGGTATTGCTGCGGGCGCGGAATACATCATGGTCCCTGAACGTGACCAGGGCATTGATGAGCTGATCGCAGCACTGGAACATGCAGAAACCTCGAAGTCCTCCGTGATCGTGATCGTGGCGGAAGGTGACGAAGAGGGAGGCGCGTACGAGGTCGCCAGAAAGGTGAAGGAGCGCTACCATCATTATGACACCCGGGTGAGCGTGCTCGGCCATGTTCAGCGGGGTGGGAATCCTTCCGTCGCGGACCGCATACTGGCCAGTCGGTCCGGGGTTGCTGCCGTGGAGGCCCTGATAGCGGGGCACACGGACACCATGGTGGGTGAAAGGCTCGGAAAGATCGCGCTTATTCCCTTCACGGTGGTGTTGGGTAAGACGAAGCAATTGGAAGAGGACCTGCTCCGGATCCTGCACATTTTGTCGATCTGA
- a CDS encoding TonB-dependent receptor, with translation MKRVFELIILLIFAIPAFAVSAGTDVKTSLTGKVTDKATDETIPGAEVYFPDLRTGAVTDINGNYAVHDLPVTKALVKVSMVGYATITMTIDLSTVTTMDFALPGSVTEMHDVVVTGTSKATELKRDPVPMAMVSRTFLRENASSNAIETLGKVPGVSTVSTGPNVSKPYIRGLGGNRVLTLFDGVRQEGQQWGEEHGVEVDQFLVDRVEVVKGPASLMYGSDALAGVINLLPAPPVPVGTLKGSVLGAYDTNNKGINGSVNIDGNNGKLLYGGRISGKTASDYQNRYDGHVYGTKFREKDVDGYVGINRAWGFARLNVSAYDNVQEVPDGSRDSTSRRFTYQVDEADTVRPIVPDPVLNSYDISTLHQRVQYYRAYSMASFNLGDSRLTANLGFSRSIRREYTHPGHADLAGLYLSLSTFSYDLKYHFAEHNGWEPTVGLNGMYQANDASKGTELVVPNYYQFDIGPFVHVKKILGKFDFSGGLRYDIRDYHGDAMYTRTDPVTGFDVSTEPVPGDTNIVKQFDPYVHTFSGGSGSIGAAWNVNDRLTFKANIGRGYRAPSAAETSAKGVHPGTGLQQLGEANLKPEFNLQEDLGFFYDGTHVSASVELFNNAIQNYVYNEKLASMSGGDSLFTQGSTDYPVFKFRQTTAQLYGGEISIDIHPHPLDQLHFENTLSVVLAENRGGSGASLSDSTRYLPLIPPLHTNTELRWDMPKGIGRFKRMFAKVGVQVYAAQDRFFGAYGTETYTPGYTLLDAGIGGDVVNKTGRTLFTVTLLGSNLADIGYQSNMSRLKYMDDYPVNGTGRNGIYNMGRYVSIKVVVPIDLKKKEALTVQ, from the coding sequence ATGAAACGAGTGTTCGAACTGATCATCCTGCTCATTTTCGCCATACCCGCTTTTGCGGTGTCGGCCGGAACGGATGTCAAGACATCCCTCACCGGCAAGGTGACTGACAAGGCCACCGATGAAACGATCCCGGGGGCGGAAGTGTATTTCCCGGACCTGCGCACGGGTGCCGTCACGGATATCAACGGTAACTATGCCGTGCATGATCTGCCGGTCACGAAGGCCTTGGTGAAAGTGAGCATGGTGGGCTATGCAACGATCACTATGACAATCGACCTGAGCACGGTGACCACGATGGATTTCGCACTTCCGGGATCGGTGACAGAGATGCATGACGTGGTGGTTACCGGCACTTCCAAGGCCACCGAACTGAAGCGGGATCCAGTGCCGATGGCGATGGTGAGCCGGACTTTCCTGCGGGAAAATGCTTCCAGCAATGCGATCGAAACGCTGGGCAAGGTCCCCGGTGTGAGCACTGTGAGCACCGGCCCGAATGTCTCAAAGCCTTATATCCGCGGCTTGGGCGGGAACCGCGTGCTCACCCTTTTCGACGGCGTGCGTCAGGAAGGCCAACAGTGGGGCGAAGAGCACGGCGTGGAGGTCGATCAGTTCCTCGTTGACCGCGTGGAGGTGGTGAAGGGCCCGGCCAGCCTGATGTACGGCTCCGATGCCTTGGCCGGTGTGATCAACCTGCTCCCGGCACCACCGGTTCCGGTAGGCACCCTGAAGGGCAGCGTGCTCGGCGCCTACGACACGAACAACAAGGGTATCAATGGCTCGGTCAACATCGATGGGAACAATGGGAAGTTGCTCTACGGTGGCCGTATTTCAGGAAAGACCGCCAGCGATTATCAGAACAGGTATGATGGACATGTCTATGGCACGAAGTTCAGGGAGAAAGATGTCGATGGCTACGTCGGTATAAACCGGGCTTGGGGTTTTGCCCGCTTGAATGTCAGCGCCTATGACAACGTTCAGGAGGTCCCCGATGGTAGCCGCGATAGCACCTCGCGCAGATTCACGTATCAGGTGGACGAGGCCGATACGGTCCGCCCCATCGTGCCCGATCCGGTTTTAAATTCCTACGACATCTCCACGCTGCATCAGCGTGTGCAGTACTACCGGGCCTATTCCATGGCAAGCTTCAATCTTGGGGATAGCAGGCTCACGGCCAACCTCGGCTTTTCGCGCAGCATCAGGCGCGAATACACCCATCCGGGACATGCCGACCTCGCGGGCCTCTACCTGTCCTTGAGCACATTTTCCTACGATCTGAAATACCATTTCGCGGAGCACAACGGATGGGAACCGACGGTGGGGTTGAACGGCATGTACCAGGCCAATGATGCGTCCAAGGGTACCGAGCTCGTTGTGCCTAACTATTACCAATTCGATATCGGGCCCTTCGTGCATGTAAAAAAGATCCTGGGCAAGTTCGATTTCTCAGGCGGCCTTCGCTATGACATCCGGGACTACCATGGCGATGCGATGTACACCCGCACCGATCCCGTGACGGGCTTTGATGTGAGCACGGAGCCGGTCCCAGGGGATACGAATATTGTGAAGCAGTTCGACCCCTACGTCCACACCTTTTCCGGTGGTAGTGGCAGCATCGGAGCAGCATGGAATGTGAACGATCGCCTCACGTTCAAGGCCAACATCGGCAGGGGCTACCGCGCGCCAAGCGCCGCCGAGACTTCCGCAAAGGGCGTCCATCCCGGCACGGGGCTACAGCAGCTCGGCGAGGCGAACTTGAAGCCAGAGTTCAATCTGCAGGAGGACCTCGGCTTCTTCTACGATGGCACGCATGTCAGCGCCAGCGTGGAGCTCTTCAACAACGCCATCCAAAACTACGTCTACAATGAGAAGCTCGCCAGCATGAGCGGCGGTGATTCGCTCTTCACGCAGGGGAGCACTGACTATCCCGTATTCAAATTCCGCCAGACCACCGCGCAACTTTATGGTGGGGAGATCAGCATCGACATCCATCCGCACCCGTTGGACCAGCTGCATTTTGAGAACACGCTTTCGGTGGTACTTGCGGAGAACAGGGGCGGCAGTGGTGCATCGCTCTCGGACAGCACGCGCTACCTGCCGCTGATCCCGCCGCTGCACACCAACACCGAACTCCGTTGGGACATGCCCAAGGGTATAGGTCGTTTCAAACGCATGTTCGCGAAGGTGGGCGTGCAGGTGTACGCCGCTCAGGACAGGTTCTTCGGTGCATACGGTACGGAGACGTACACGCCCGGATATACGTTGTTGGACGCGGGTATCGGCGGTGATGTGGTGAACAAGACCGGCCGTACGCTCTTCACCGTTACGTTATTGGGTTCCAACCTCGCCGATATCGGATACCAGAGCAACATGAGCCGCTTGAAGTACATGGACGATTATCCGGTGAACGGTACCGGTCGTAACGGTATCTACAACATGGGCCGATATGTGAGCATCAAGGTCGTCGTGCCCATTGACCTGAAGAAGAAAGAAGCACTGACGGTTCAGTAG
- the purE gene encoding 5-(carboxyamino)imidazole ribonucleotide mutase produces MIGIIMGSRSDLETMREAVDTVKEFGVEYEVTVVSAHRTPDRMVAYAKGAADRGLKVIIAGAGGAAHLPGMVASLTILPVIGVPIKSRNSIDGWDSLLSILQMPAGVPVATVALNGARNAGLLAVQILATSNEKLAEKLAAFKGEQEDKVKEGIKAMRQQFPNGFDK; encoded by the coding sequence ATGATCGGGATCATCATGGGCAGCCGTAGCGATCTGGAAACGATGCGCGAAGCGGTGGATACAGTGAAGGAGTTCGGGGTGGAATACGAGGTGACGGTGGTGAGCGCGCACCGCACTCCCGACCGCATGGTGGCCTATGCGAAGGGCGCTGCGGACCGCGGATTGAAGGTGATCATCGCTGGAGCGGGAGGTGCGGCGCATCTGCCGGGCATGGTGGCATCCTTGACCATACTCCCCGTCATCGGCGTTCCCATCAAAAGCCGCAACAGCATCGACGGCTGGGATTCATTGTTGAGCATTCTGCAAATGCCGGCCGGTGTCCCGGTGGCCACGGTAGCCCTGAACGGCGCGCGCAACGCAGGCTTGTTGGCCGTGCAGATCCTCGCCACTTCCAATGAAAAGCTCGCTGAGAAACTCGCGGCCTTCAAGGGAGAGCAGGAGGATAAGGTGAAGGAAGGCATAAAGGCGATGCGGCAGCAGTTCCCGAACGGGTTCGATAAGTAG
- a CDS encoding 5-(carboxyamino)imidazole ribonucleotide synthase gives MERPRRIALLGGGQLGRMFIENALRYDVEVHVLDPDPECPCAHLASSFTQGRFDDHDTVLHFAADADVVGIEIEHVSTEALEELESQGKTVIPSSATLRTIQDKGLQKEFYVKHGIPTSSFVLIDNPSEIATHAGFLPAFLKTRTGGYDGKGVMPITNTTDIANAFDGPCVLEKRIPIAKELAVIAVRGADGNTVVYDPVEMVFDPALNMVDVLLAPGRCDASVLRRAKQLGTAVADAFGAPGIYAVEMFLTPDDQLVVNETAPRAHNSGHFTIEACASSQYDQLLRAYMGWPAGDTRMHGEAAMVNIVGEGGTGAPQLLGTEELLEVPGTFIHLYGKHETRTGRKMGHVTVVAPTQKRVDQAISIIKAHGKMVPAQQKTETRGARAPVKQTRQ, from the coding sequence ATGGAGCGACCACGGCGCATAGCCCTGCTCGGCGGAGGCCAGCTCGGCCGCATGTTCATTGAGAACGCCTTGCGCTACGATGTGGAGGTGCATGTGCTGGACCCCGATCCGGAGTGCCCCTGCGCGCATCTCGCATCCAGCTTCACCCAAGGCCGCTTCGACGATCACGATACCGTCCTGCACTTTGCCGCCGATGCTGACGTGGTGGGGATCGAGATCGAGCATGTGAGCACCGAAGCGCTGGAGGAACTGGAGAGCCAAGGCAAAACGGTCATCCCTTCCTCAGCGACCTTGCGTACCATTCAGGACAAGGGCCTACAGAAGGAATTCTACGTGAAGCACGGCATCCCCACATCGTCCTTCGTGTTGATCGACAACCCATCGGAGATCGCCACGCACGCCGGGTTCCTCCCCGCCTTCTTGAAGACGCGCACCGGCGGTTACGACGGCAAGGGCGTGATGCCGATCACGAATACCACGGACATCGCCAATGCATTTGACGGACCGTGCGTACTGGAAAAGCGCATTCCCATCGCGAAGGAACTGGCGGTGATCGCCGTGCGCGGAGCGGACGGGAACACGGTGGTATACGATCCGGTCGAGATGGTCTTCGACCCAGCGTTGAACATGGTCGATGTGTTGCTCGCCCCTGGGCGATGTGACGCTTCGGTGCTCAGGCGTGCGAAGCAGCTCGGGACTGCTGTTGCTGATGCGTTCGGCGCACCTGGGATCTACGCGGTGGAGATGTTCCTCACACCGGATGATCAGCTAGTGGTGAACGAGACCGCGCCGCGTGCGCACAACAGCGGACACTTCACCATTGAAGCCTGTGCCAGTTCACAGTACGACCAGTTGTTGCGCGCCTACATGGGTTGGCCTGCGGGCGATACGCGGATGCATGGCGAAGCAGCGATGGTGAACATCGTGGGCGAGGGCGGCACAGGCGCACCGCAACTGCTCGGAACCGAAGAATTGCTGGAAGTGCCGGGCACCTTCATCCACCTTTACGGCAAGCACGAGACGCGCACAGGAAGGAAAATGGGCCATGTGACGGTCGTCGCACCCACACAGAAAAGGGTGGACCAGGCTATCAGCATCATCAAGGCGCATGGGAAGATGGTGCCGGCGCAGCAAAAGACTGAAACACGGGGAGCGCGAGCCCCTGTCAAACAAACAAGGCAATGA
- a CDS encoding PorT family protein, whose protein sequence is MHSRSIPLLLAILAYPLIGQAQRPSRSGLGYMGGPQAATWRSEAVNYRPVPGFVAGLYVPIWAGNRVEIQPELLISLQGAARDLPDGGRSTMRNVSAIVPVSLKLFLSPTFQIQAGVQGGYLILAKADGTDISDQVSQLDLGLNIGLGIGTMSGIDLTLRYFTGLSNTLAEDRALYPSNRTLQLTIGHRFMQFSRKRHRR, encoded by the coding sequence ATGCATTCGCGCTCCATCCCGCTCCTACTGGCCATACTGGCCTACCCTTTGATCGGTCAGGCCCAACGCCCATCACGATCCGGGCTTGGTTACATGGGCGGTCCACAAGCCGCCACTTGGCGCTCCGAGGCGGTGAACTACAGGCCGGTGCCCGGATTTGTGGCCGGGCTCTATGTGCCCATCTGGGCCGGTAATCGAGTGGAGATCCAACCGGAACTGCTGATCTCGTTACAGGGTGCGGCACGTGACCTGCCCGACGGCGGGCGCTCAACCATGCGAAACGTCAGCGCCATCGTGCCGGTGAGCCTGAAGCTGTTCCTCAGCCCGACATTCCAGATCCAAGCCGGGGTGCAAGGCGGCTATCTGATCCTCGCCAAAGCTGACGGGACCGATATCAGCGACCAAGTGAGCCAATTGGACCTCGGCCTGAACATCGGCTTGGGGATCGGAACAATGTCCGGCATCGACCTCACCCTGCGTTATTTCACCGGCCTGAGCAACACCTTGGCCGAGGATCGAGCACTGTACCCGAGTAACCGTACCCTGCAACTGACCATCGGTCATCGCTTCATGCAGTTCTCCCGGAAGCGGCACCGCCGTTGA